The following are encoded in a window of Heterodontus francisci isolate sHetFra1 chromosome 2, sHetFra1.hap1, whole genome shotgun sequence genomic DNA:
- the LOC137351662 gene encoding protein rapunzel-like, producing MAETATDSLELAKSSTEVVQAVVAVKNAMSVITSLEKLASAAGAVGAIIGVAAAIVKLALGNVESEEMRYMKEQFQIVKNQLDVISEQIQQVLQAIEQSTVNNQYFPIEENLKNQFRKYMEILNAKSEFRENEKREFLTHFDASKGDQNLHTLFDGVMSNSAIFGKSILETAMGYDQRNRRLMEGLCCRLKELFCIGLIALLGHAAITGNDAEALKKEWDGKLAEVESKMKSMMDRCINEFAEQAEIDVEKMIKDKGGRDNKACVGYIKDGLVKKYDWVKWSVRVYNDISGFDNHCVIGYNYFHFFRLNGVNAVVSYAIDPKPIDEGRIRQLMEGKDGWSDARAVAEHVHNNLPSGHVVHTVRRYKGLWGSWNFPSDCHFWENYSGVTLCVHSI from the coding sequence GCGTCTGCTGCTGGAGCAGTGGGAGCTATTATTGGGGTAGCAGCAGCCATTGTTAAACTTGCTTTAGGTAATGTGGAGAGTGAGGAAATGAGATATATGAAGGAGCAGTTCCAGATAGTCAAGAACCAGCTAGATGTCATTTCAGAGCAGATTCAGCAAGTCCTTCAAGCGATAGAACAAAGTACAGTAAATAATCAATATTTCCCCATCGAAGAGAATTTGAAAAACCAGTTCAGGAAGTACATGGAAATCCTCAACGCAAAATCAGAATTCCGGGAGAATGAGAAACGAGAATTCCTGACACACTTTGATGCGAGTAAAGGTGACCAGAACCTTCACACTCTCTTTGATGGTGTGATGAGTAATTCTGCCATCTTTGGGAAATCCATCCTGGAAACCGCCATGGGATATGACCAGAGGAATCGGCGTCTCATGGAAGGTCTGTGCTGCCGTCTGAAAGAGCTCTTCTGTATCGGCCTGATTGCCCTGCTGGGTCATGCTGCCATCACTGGGAATGATGCAGAGGCATTAAAGAAAGAATGGGATGGGAAATTGGCTGAAGTTGAGAGTAAAATGAAATCCATGATGGATCGGTGCATAAATGAGTTTGCAGAGCAGGCAGAAATAGATGTTGAAAAAATGATAAAGGATAAGGGTGGGAGAGATAATAAGGCATGTGTAGGGTATATAAAAGATGGTTTGGTGAAGAAATACGACTGGGTTAAATGGTCTGTGCGGGTCTACAATGATATCAGTGGGTTCGACAATCACTGTGTAATTGGCTATAATTACTTTCATTTTTTCAGACTCAATGGTGTTAATGCTGTTGTCTCCTATGCTATTGACCCCAAACCAATTGATGAAGGGCGTATAAGGCAGTTAATGGAGGGGAAAGATGGTTGGAGTGATGCAAGAGCAGTTGCTGAACATGTGCACAATAACCTTCCCTCTGGGCATGTTGTACACACGGTGAGACGCTACAAGGGGCTGTGGGGTTCCTGGAACTTTCCCAGCGATTGTCACTTCTGGGAGAATTATAGTGGAGTCACCCTGTGTGTCCATTCAATATAA